The following proteins are co-located in the Vicugna pacos chromosome 3, VicPac4, whole genome shotgun sequence genome:
- the LOC102533253 gene encoding olfactory receptor 2T1 → MEGYNTSSTDFIFMGLFNRQDTSGLLFAIISLIFFTALMANGVIIFLICTDVCLHIPMYFLLSHLSLIDMMYISTIVPKMLVDYLLGQRTISFVGCTAQHFLYLTLVGAEFFLLGLMAYDRYVAICNPLRYPVLMSRHVCWMIIVGSWFGGSLDGFLLTPITMSFPFCNSREINHFFCEAPAVLKLACADTAVYETVMYVCCVLMLLIPFSLVIASYAQILTTVHRMSSVEGRKKAFATCSSHITVVTLFYGAATYTYMLPHSYHRPEQDKVFSVFYTILTPMLNPLIYSLRNKDVTGAMKRALARCKGVQRVSGDAF, encoded by the coding sequence ATGGAAGGATATAACACATCCTCTACAGATTTTATCTTCATGGGGTTGTTCAACAGACAAGACACATCAGGCCTTCTTTTTGCCATCATCTCTCTCATCTTTTTCACCGCATTGATGGCCAATGGGGTCATAATATTCCTGATCTGCACCGACGTGTGCCTCCACATCCCCATGTACTTCCTACTTAGCCACCTCTCCCTCATTGACATGATGTACATCTCTACCATCGTGCCCAAGATGCTGGTCGACTACCTGCTGGGTCAAAGGACCATCTCCTTCGTGGGATGCACAGCTCAGCACTTCCTCTATCTCACCCTTGTAGGAGCTGAGTTCTTCCTGCTGGGCctcatggcctatgaccgctacgtAGCCATCTGCAACCCCCTCCGCTATCCCGTCCTCATGAGCCGCCATGTTTGTTGGATGATTATAGTAGGTTCCTGGTTTGGGGGCTCTCTGGATGGCTTCCTTCTGACCCCCATCACCATGAGTTTCCCTTTCTGCAACTCCCGGGAGATAAACCATTTCTTCTGTGAAGCACCTGCCGTCCTGAAGTTGGCTTGTGCAGACACAGCTGTCTATGAGACAGTGATGTATGTGTGCTGTGTTTTGATGCTTctgattcctttctctttggtGATTGCCTCCTATGCCCAAATCCTGACCACAGTCCACCGCATGAGCTCagtggaggggaggaagaaggcGTTTGCCACCTGCTCATCTCACATAACAGTGGTGACCCTGTTCTATGGGGCTGCCACGTACACCTACATGCTGCCACACTCTTACCACAGGCCAGAGCAAGACAAAGTCTTCTCCGTGTTCTACACTATCCTCACACCCATGCTTAATCCACTCATCTACAGTTTGAGGAACAAGGATGTGACCGGAGCTATGAAGAGGGCACTGGCCAGGTGCAAGGGTGTACAAAGAGTGTCAGGGGATGCCTTTTGA